A single region of the Leishmania panamensis strain MHOM/PA/94/PSC-1 chromosome 21 sequence genome encodes:
- a CDS encoding hypothetical protein (TriTrypDB/GeneDB-style sysID: LpmP.21.0610), protein MDVFQATLDELQRESKEKITQAQDTASAAVLQARVVPHRIAVAMAQRFTTDRVESCFPILCLLDATLVRTASASPSTSSEADQALAAVLTEFWTLAPAAFASIHGAGQPAWREKCQRFVRRWKQRRLVPEPLITELLMAMESGSVKTEAAEVPRATRVSSDAAAAAVASSSSAVSAAVTTSGQPSLSTTITATGATTTTAVPPSASYPVSTMSFTVAQARAFRSTLQACLSALESLPPARAALYFELVRSQHFRAPSHTSFAFFEDLLKELRREVTMVSSSSSTNQAAGAGTKSDVDPASSGHAREALGKLLDQLHNSGGERATGLSAGGRATAAGVAGVGAHHSATTAVVRYVNSIFSDIYAKQPLGQRGTGFGTLQRKAGHGGPSGSSTSSAFYTSYYPKAEANAQRPFRIPPARQMQGGAVRLHFPRRQEWVSVQDMADISQYASRGITDRGLKRAREDV, encoded by the coding sequence ATGGACGTGTTTCAGGCTACCCttgatgagctgcagcgggagTCCAAGGAGAAGATCACGCAAGCGCAGGACACCGCGAgtgcggctgtgctgcaAGCGCGTGTCGTGCCGCATcgcatcgccgtcgccatggCTCAGCGCTTTACGACTGATCGGGTCGAGTCGTGCTTTCCGATACTGTGCTTGCTGGACGCTACACTCGTCCgtaccgcctccgcctcgccctCGACATCGAGTGAGGCTGATCAGGCACTGGCAGCCGTTCTCACCGAGTTTTGGACGTTAGCTCCCGCCGCCTTCGCGTCTATCCACGGAGCGGGCCAGCCGGCGTGGCGTGAGAAGTGCCAGAGATTTGTGCGCCGATGGAAACAACGCCGGCTGGTACCCGAGCCGCTGATAACGGAGCTGCTGATGGCGATGGAGAGCGGCAGTGTGAAGACGGAGGCGGCTGAGGTTCCGAGAGCGACAAGAGTCTcaagcgacgctgcagctgctgcagtggcgtcCTCGTCTTCGGCAGTCTCAGCGGCAGTCACGACAAGCGGACAGCCGTCGCTGTCCACCACTATCACCGCAACCGGCGCTACCACTACGACAGCGGTGCCCCCTTCCGCATCGTATCCTGTGTCGACTATGTCTTTTACAGTTGCTCAGGCGCGGGCGTTTCGATCCACTCTGCAGGCGTGTCTGTCCGCTTTGGAGAGCCTGCCGCCCGCTCGAGCCGCCTTGTACTTTGAGCTCGTGCGCTCGCAGCACTTCCGCGCACCATCCCACACCTCCTTTGCGTTTTTTGAGGACTTGCTAAAAGAGCTGCGGCGCGAGGTGACGATGGTGTCATCGTCTTCGTCCACCAACCAAGCTGCCGGCGCAGGAACCAAGAGCGACGTCGACCCGGCGTCGAGCGGTCATGCCAGAGAGGCCTTGGGGAAGCTGCTAGATCAACTACACAACTCCGGTGGCGAGAGGGCTACCGGCCTCAGCGCAGGAGgccgcgccactgctgcgggagttgctggtgtgggtgcccaccacagcgccaccaccgcggtTGTCCGCTACGTGAATTCCATTTTCTCAGATATCTacgcgaagcagccgctTGGTCAACGCGGCACTGGCTTCGGCACTCTCCAGCGCAAGGCGGGCCACGGTGGTCCTTCAGGCAGCAGTACCAGCAGTGCCTTCTACACGTCCTACTACCCCAAAGCGGAGGCGAACGCGCAGCGGCCGTTTCGCATTCCACCAGCTCGACAGATGCAGGGCGGTGCGGTGCGGCTGCACTTCCCTCGCCGCCAAGAGTGGGTCAGTGTGCAGGACATGGCCGACATCTCGCAGTACGCTAGCCGCGGCATCACGGACAGAGGCCTCAAGAGGGCACGCGAAGACGTCTAG
- a CDS encoding hypothetical protein (TriTrypDB/GeneDB-style sysID: LpmP.21.0620): MTSRVPFSETSLATHAMPNDGAGTCMCTVVVPMQSSMPRAAAAAVATAPPSNSATDGGAYQAGFPCCPLPLPTLGSGVSSGAAPALASAPLISGSHDRHWQSPLFIASPQSAPPPSAWESEETGVVAPAEIDHGTATGSGAEEDEVARQDEAPVERCGVSRDAQRLYVHPLAAAAASGVSLAFPPPADPITAALARQNQQQHRGESRSPLSSRTLQALYAACAEGRRSSFLAQLTADDVLAPPPLALTWYPSVPSGVTKFADRKRTVDGVTVATMHQHEKSMLDEEEHDAAEMTSTGVSPPSRRPRTEEFTVPVAELPSISPCSSVAASLCVCTPPLGADSVGCRTKRGDSATPSVHANAYRKRDRDERVYEYLSHGRRLR, from the coding sequence ATGACGTCGCGTGTGCCCTTTAGTGAGACATCGCTGGCGACGCACGCCATGCCGAATGATGGTGCGGGCACGTGCATGTGTACGGTTGTGGTACCAATGCAGTCGAGCATGCccagagcagctgcagctgcagtagcTACTGCGCCACCATCCAATTCCGCGactgacggcggcgcttACCAAGCAGGTTTTCCGTGCTGTCCGCTGCCACTCCCAACGCTTGGCAGCGGTGTgagcagtggcgcagcgccagcactaGCGTCTGCCCCACTAATCAGTGGGAGCCATGATCGCCACTGGCAGTCACCGCTCTTCATTGCCTCTCCACAAtcagctccgccgccttcgGCGTGGGAGAGTGAGGAGACCGGTGTTGTAGCTCCAGCAGAGATTGACCATGGCACCGCtaccggcagcggcgctgaggaAGATGAGGTTGCTAGGCAAGATGAGGCGCCAGTCGAGCGATGTGGGGTGAGCCGCGACGCCCAGCGCCTGTATGTGCACCCtctcgctgcggctgccgcttccgGAGTGTCACTCGCCTTCCCACCACCTGCGGATCCTATCACAGCTGCCCTTGCCCGTCagaatcagcagcagcaccgcggcgAATCGCGCTCCCCGCTTTCCTCACGCACGCTGCAGGCACTGTACGCAGCGTGCGCAGAGGGGCGACGCTCCAGcttcctcgcgcagctcacCGCTGACGACGtgctggcaccgccgcccctAGCGCTGACCTGGTACCCATCTGTGCCCTCCGGCGTAACGAAGTTTGCTGATCGCAAGCGCACAGTAGATGGCGTGACGGTCGCCACGATGCACCAGCACGAGAAGAGCATGttggacgaggaggagcacgaTGCTGCTGAGATGACATCCACTGGCGTTTCACCCCCATCGCGTCGCCCGCGGACGGAGGAGTTCACTGTGCCTGTCGCGGAGCTGCCGTCCATCTCGCCGTGTTCATCGGTGGCTgcatctctgtgtgtatgtacaCCGCCACTCGGCGCAGACTCGGTGGGGTGCCGGACGAAAcgaggcgacagcgccacTCCCAGTGTGCACGCGAACGCATACCGAAAGCGTGATCGTGATGAGCGAGTGTACGAGTACCTCTCGCACgggcggcggctgcgttgA
- a CDS encoding hypothetical protein (TriTrypDB/GeneDB-style sysID: LpmP.21.0630): MLLRVTGHTQEMLRLLHLAAGHAAVPVEKMEDTFERHFGFVETRGTSTGSERVASTTAAAWRTAVWRTLQLHCYFTQIVVESRSGGNAKNYVLSVVPLDWAAALRRVAAGIPYEGWTEKELIARLRSSWPILEKYAPMWSTGYSDVNSFAQLVYRHFSSIVTVTRSAVTDEVLYHRTGHNSVSVTWQASPDASAKPQALAGAPEASEACAAVQHALHTLGRGHQLPVWTDVDQVAPLLSVQSGLADGRPSTWQEAFAKDAELRGAFHLEGYVRVRAIENHQRFMAIVDCTSVSTAEVKALLRQHPVRGGGVSVKLLLRDDMAPESHEAYVRTCTDAAGSSTLVEGVLVDALLEPKHLLAALLETAATDMERNVGGAAVVQPVESTTVAANTDSEASEEGSASLPFSPSTAMRVMVLCGAASREAFAGVVEEARSSKVAITLLTPEALQQA, from the coding sequence ATGTTGCTGCGTGTCACTGGGCACACGCAGGagatgctgcggctgctgcacctggcGGCTGGACACGCGGCAGTCCCTGTGGAAAAGATGGAGGACACCTTCGAGAGGCACTTTGGCTTTGTGGAGACGAGGGGAACGAGTACAGGGAGCGAGCGAGTAGCATCgacgactgctgctgcgtggcggACGGCCGTGTGGCGAACACTGCAGCTCCATTGCTACTTTACCCAGATCGTTGTCGAAAGCAGGAGCGGAGGCAATGCGAAGAATTATGTGTTAAGTGTCGTGCCGCTTGACTGGGCGGCTGCCCTCCGCCGCGTTGCAGCCGGGATTCCGTACGAGGGCTggacggagaaggagctTATTGCACGTCTGCGAAGCAGCTGGCCGATCTTAGAGAAGTACGCCCCTATGTGGTCGACAGGGTACAGTGATGTCAACTCCTTCGCACAGCTGGTGTACAGGCACTTTAGCTCTATCGTGACAGTGACACGGTCTGCCGTGACGGATGAGGTGCTCTACCATCGTACTGGACACAACAGTGTTTCGGTGACCTGGCAGGCGTCGCCGGATGCATCCGCCAAACCACAAGCCCTGGCTGGTGCTCCGGAGGCCAGCgaggcgtgcgctgctgttcaGCACGCCTTGCACACACTTGGGCGCGGTCACCAACTGCCAGTGTGGACGGATGTCGACCAGGTGGCTCCACTCTTGTCAGTTCAATCGGGTCTGGCTGATGGACGGCCGTCCACGTGGCAGGAGGCGTTTGCCAAGgatgcagagctgcgcgGGGCCTTCCACCTCGAGGGTTACGTGCGCGTACGGGCCATCGAAAACCACCAGCGCTTTATGGCCATCGTAGACTGCACCTCCGTCTCAACAGCTGAGGTGAAAGCGTTACTCAGGCAGCATCCCGTACGGGGCGGTGGTGTCAGCGTGAAACTCTTGCTGCGTGATGACATGGCACCAGAGTCGCATGAGGCGTACGTACGGACCTGCACCGATGCTGCGGGGTCCTCCACCCTCGTCGAAGGCGTGCTGGTGGATGCGTTGTTGGAGCCGAAGCATCTTCTTGCTGCACTCCTCGAGACGGCGGCAACGGATATGGAGCGCAACGTAGggggtgcggcggtggtgcaacCGGTGGAGAGCACCACAGTGGCGGCGAATACCGATTCCGAAGCGTCAGAGGAAGGGAGTGCGTCGTTACCATTTTCTCCGTCAACAGCTATGCGAGTTATGGTGCTCTGTGGCGCGGCATCTCGCGAGGCGTTTGCGggagtggtggaggaggcacgcTCGTCGAAAGTGGCGATAACCTTACTCACACCCGAGGCACTACAGCAGGCGTAG
- a CDS encoding RNA helicase, putative (TriTrypDB/GeneDB-style sysID: LpmP.21.0640), with translation MSVYSWETAGGAHRSRNKVKRTGTVVFHVDECVDTTFDRLQREVIVEKLHFSEKKTEEALADPHHHANSVKTALMTASTAKVLRQKMKFDGLLPCQAQCYRGIFNGRDVILHSRTGSGKTLAYALPLIERHLLLEQHQQHADTSVAAGPFLVVFVFSNDLAMQTKSVLEKIYGRQTSLRIAVADFDDLHPSPDGKVVDILVGTVHSIDEAIRGHRVAAAATAVEEAEVQQEARLSGRKRPRSARQPQQVTAVAAGEDEDDDDGDAAASVSDEDETEAITGHGARREAGILSPARVRAIVVDEVDTTLGPRFSAVGRRMKNLLKFIRRENGSLADGLLSDFRAHHYVLCGATIPNWVLKAGFLGVKKYYYQLITVGSAKLPPQLECFHETCSVADRVRTAARLLKENVTFNGRVVVFGTLKQLTSLEASLHTATSVKACATEAKKAPLPSMKKHDKKGDRKSTSTVAAAVSSSQLSSSSSLVVRALTAQKDVPDRVAAIEDFNCGVAQVLLCTDVAARGLDFTEVDTVLMLNLPRDALASDTFVHRAGRTARVGRPGRCILLHDTSEAAVMDAIAKSTHVVFKALGPALIATAGVSADAQKGGNDKASNAANAGASGVALVSMKLVVRNSFRYTKPNVKVPPAMHVLNANVDEPLKALLKDIHEEGGSNGEVVVFRVPVSHVHEVKQRLWKYTLQEA, from the coding sequence ATGAGCGTCTACAGCTGGGAAACGGCGGGCGGCGCACACCGTAGCCGGAATAAGGTCAAGAGGACCGGTACTGTTGTTTTTCACGTGGACGAGTGCGTGGACACCACGTTCGACCGCCTTCAGAGGGAGGTGATCGTGGAAAAGCTGCACTTCTCCGAAAAGAAGActgaggaggcgctggccGACCCCCATCACCATGCCAACTCGGTCAAGACGGCGCTTATGACGGCCTCGACAGCCAAGGTGCTCAGGCAGAAGATGAAATTTGAcgggctgctgccgtgccaGGCGCAATGCTACCGCGGCATTTTTAATGGTCGTGACGTCATTCTGCACAgtcgcaccggcagcggcaagaccCTTGCCTACGCCCTACCGCTGATTGAACGCCACCTGCTCctggagcagcaccagcaacaCGCAGACACCAGCGTTGCTGCAGGCCCCTTCTTGGTGGTGTTTGTCTTCAGTAATGACCTCGCTATGCAGACGAAGAgcgtgctggagaagatCTACGGTAGGCAAACCAGCCTGCGCATTGCCGTGGCCGATTTCGACGACTTGCATCCCAGTCCTGACGGCAAAGTCGTCGACATCCTTGTTGGGACGGTGCACAGCATTGACGAGGCAATCCGCGGCCAccgtgttgccgccgccgcgactgctgtcgaggaggctgaggtgcagcaggaagCCCGTCTGTCTGGTAGGAAGCGTCCACGCAGcgcgaggcagccgcagcaggttacagctgtggcagcgggggaggatgaggacgacgatgatggtgacgcggcggcgtctgTGTCTGATGAAGACGAGACCGAGGCGATCACCGGCCACGGGGCCCGGCGTGAGGCAGGCATCCTCTCCCCcgctcgtgtgcgtgcgatTGTTGTGGATGAGGTGGACACCACCCTCGGCCCGCGCTTCTCTGCGGTGGGTCGGCGCATGAAGAATCTGCTGAAGTTTATCCGCAGGGAAAACGGCTCGTTGGCGGACGGGCTGCTGAGCGACTTCCGCGCGCACCACTACGTCCTCTGCGGGGCGACCATCCCTAACTGGGTTCTGAAGGCCGGATTCCTCGGCGTAAAGAAGTACTACTACCAACTCATTACTGTTGGGTCTGCGAAGTTGCCGCCACAGCTGGAGTGCTTCCACGAGACGTGCAGCGTGGCAGACCGCGTTCGGACAGCGGCGCGTCTGTTGAAGGAGAATGTTACCTTCAATGGCCGCGTTGTTGTCTTCGGCACGCTGAAGCAACTGACGTCTCTGGAGGCCAGCCTGCACACGGCGACGTCGGTGAAGGCCTGCGCTacggaggcgaagaaggcgccgctgcccagCATGAAGAAACACGACAAGAAGGGTGACAGGAAGAGCACCTCGAccgttgccgcagctgtATCTTCATCACAGCTCtcatcgtcatcatcgctCGTTGTGCGCGCTCTCACGGCGCAGAAGGATGTGCCGGATCGTGTAGCTGCCATCGAAGACTTCAACTGCGGTGTCGCGCAGGTGTTGCTGTGTACCGATGTCGCGGCGCGTGGACTCGATTTTACAGAGGTGGATACCGTTCTCATGCTGAACCTGCCACGGGACGCGCTTGCCTCAGACACGTTCGTGCACCGCGCTGGACGTACAGCCCGTGTCGGTCGTCCTGGTCGCTGCATCCTGCTGCACGACACGTCGGAGGCGGCCGTAATGGACGCCATCGCCAAGTCCACGCACGTCGTATTCAAGGCACTGGGTCCTGCCTTGATTGCCACTGCTGGTGTCTCTGCCGATGCACAGAAGGGCGGGAATGACAAGGCGTCTAACGCGGCTAACGCTGGCGCCTCTGGTGTGGCGCTGGTTTCCATGAAGCTCGTGGTACGCAACTCATTCCGCTACACGAAACCCAATGTGAAAGTTCCGCCTGCGATGCACGTCCTCAACGCCAACGTGGATGAGCCGCTGAAGGCGCTCTTGAAGGACATTCACGAAGAGGGTGGGAGCAACGGCGAGGTAGTGGTGTTCCGCGTGCCGGTGAGCCACGTTCACGAGGTGAAGCAGCGGCTATGGAAGTacacgctgcaggaggcgtaA